In Campylobacter vulpis, a genomic segment contains:
- a CDS encoding motility associated factor glycosyltransferase family protein, protein MRYPFICLFGIGDGELIKRLIPSYSLIIVLEENLDFFISAFSRFDFSEDFKQGRVIFVDTSSEKLELYLTMLFSTKPYYQYLSLFELFMNGQYYQHFYLEKAKAVHRLCESAIFTTLSTLGVWARDILFSVYENFLFNVPLMLENIPIARLIEERKNKFENAIVISAGPSLSKQLPLLKKVQENAVLFCADGALNIVLEQGIEPDYILNTDISDFAKAFLHEIPAKSLIINGYSTHPKTLKSLKGKNLSVVLGTKDGVCQYNFFKDFGFIELGGNVSHFAYALALELGFKNIIMLGQDLSLDFNGDSHAKGYAYGENFETEADIEYFKIKAYGGKGEVTTHITWDYYRKDLERLFLLNKNKATFINSTEGGAFIKFSKELSFEESAKLLTNKKPNFSLTKPITHNKAKKILSKFNTKVKADLRKSQGMLEGAKELLNALNTILESHKTLPLNFLEKVKKMIDEFDGKLEEDEFLNDGKLEEDEFLNDGKLGFVFYKKGELICEVLKAKIEDESLFHLYYINHYKEWLGFFIENLERKIQILNKGLENSLRE, encoded by the coding sequence TTGCGTTATCCTTTCATCTGCCTTTTTGGCATAGGAGATGGCGAACTTATAAAAAGGCTTATTCCCTCATACTCTCTTATTATCGTCTTGGAAGAGAATTTAGACTTTTTCATTTCGGCTTTTTCTCGTTTTGATTTTAGTGAGGATTTTAAGCAAGGCAGGGTCATTTTTGTCGATACTAGCAGTGAAAAATTAGAGCTTTATCTTACTATGCTTTTTTCAACTAAGCCTTATTATCAATACCTTAGCCTTTTTGAGCTTTTTATGAACGGGCAATATTATCAGCATTTTTATTTAGAAAAAGCAAAAGCCGTGCATAGACTTTGCGAAAGTGCCATTTTTACAACCCTAAGCACACTTGGGGTATGGGCTAGGGACATTTTATTTAGCGTGTATGAAAATTTTCTTTTCAATGTGCCTTTAATGCTTGAAAATATCCCTATAGCAAGACTTATTGAGGAAAGAAAAAACAAATTTGAAAATGCCATTGTCATCTCAGCAGGTCCAAGCCTTAGCAAACAACTTCCCCTTTTAAAAAAGGTGCAAGAAAACGCCGTGCTTTTTTGTGCGGACGGAGCTTTAAACATAGTCCTAGAGCAAGGCATTGAGCCTGATTATATCCTCAATACAGATATTAGTGATTTTGCAAAGGCTTTTTTACACGAAATTCCAGCTAAAAGCCTCATCATTAATGGTTACTCTACTCACCCAAAAACCCTAAAAAGCCTTAAGGGTAAAAATTTAAGCGTGGTGCTGGGCACGAAAGACGGCGTATGTCAGTATAATTTCTTTAAAGACTTTGGTTTTATAGAGCTTGGAGGGAATGTCAGTCATTTTGCTTACGCCTTAGCCTTAGAGCTTGGCTTTAAAAATATCATTATGCTGGGGCAGGATTTAAGCCTTGATTTTAACGGAGACTCGCACGCTAAAGGCTATGCTTATGGGGAAAATTTCGAAACAGAGGCAGACATAGAGTATTTTAAAATCAAGGCTTATGGAGGAAAAGGTGAGGTTACAACGCATATTACTTGGGATTATTACAGAAAAGATTTAGAAAGACTTTTTCTTTTAAATAAAAACAAAGCGACTTTCATCAATTCAACAGAGGGTGGGGCTTTCATCAAATTTAGCAAGGAACTTAGCTTTGAAGAAAGTGCGAAATTACTCACTAATAAAAAGCCAAATTTTAGCCTCACAAAACCCATCACGCACAATAAAGCAAAAAAAATTTTAAGCAAATTTAACACTAAAGTCAAAGCGGATCTTAGAAAAAGCCAAGGTATGCTAGAGGGAGCAAAAGAGCTTTTAAACGCCTTAAATACCATACTTGAAAGTCATAAAACTCTCCCCCTTAACTTTTTAGAAAAAGTCAAAAAGATGATTGATGAATTTGATGGGAAATTAGAAGAGGACGAGTTTTTGAATGATGGGAAATTAGAAGAGGACGAGTTTTTGAATGATGGGAAATTAGGCTTTGTTTTTTATAAAAAAGGAGAACTCATCTGTGAAGTTTTAAAAGCAAAAATAGAAGATGAAAGCTTATTTCATCTTTACTACATCAATCATTATAAAGAGTGGCTAGGATTTTTCATAGAAAATTTAGAACGCAAAATCCAAATTTTAAACAAAGGCTTGGAAAACTCTCTAAGAGAGTAA
- a CDS encoding molybdenum cofactor guanylyltransferase: protein MSSLLNAVILCGGRSSRMGRDKSLLQIGQKSLAQNAYEKLTPLFKKVYLSSKDEKFDFKTDIIKDDKGFQIHSPMLALYSILKHFKDEFVFILAVDFVRFSGEELENLTPFLKQNYKIIIPQTRLYKHSLCGFYHSSLAPLCKEMLEKNEQKIGLLFDKVPSKFVPFESEEPFLNLNYYDEFLKYQSECL from the coding sequence GAGGTAGGTCTTCTCGTATGGGAAGAGATAAAAGCCTACTTCAAATAGGACAAAAAAGCCTCGCTCAAAATGCTTATGAAAAGCTTACTCCACTTTTTAAAAAGGTCTATCTCTCTAGTAAAGATGAAAAATTCGACTTTAAAACAGATATCATCAAAGATGATAAAGGCTTTCAAATTCACTCCCCTATGCTTGCACTTTATTCTATTTTGAAACATTTTAAAGATGAATTTGTGTTTATTTTAGCTGTGGATTTTGTCCGCTTTTCTGGGGAAGAATTAGAAAATTTAACGCCCTTTTTAAAACAAAATTATAAAATCATTATCCCGCAAACTAGGCTTTATAAACATAGTCTCTGTGGCTTTTACCACTCATCTTTAGCACCCTTATGTAAAGAAATGCTTGAAAAAAATGAGCAAAAAATAGGACTATTATTTGATAAAGTGCCAAGCAAATTTGTGCCTTTTGAAAGCGAAGAGCCTTTTTTGAATCTAAACTATTATGATGAGTTTTTAAAGTATCAAAGCGAGTGTTTATGA
- a CDS encoding phospholipase A — protein sequence MKKFFLIFSLFSLCLADDLSKALEYEKKGDYKRAMQIYKKLALQNQTPILTQTPNSTEILAKQNEAKSTQTPKNQKRQKDNFSQIALANYLGDENSFNPLGISSYKMNYFLPFSHTNHDLSGSKNEVKFQISLKKRLFENLLGLDEKYYLGYTQTSLWQLYKHSSPFRENSYQPEFFVDFPIHFDGYDHFNNLRLGFLHESNGKDDDHEQSRSWNRLYASTTFLYKRFLIVPRIWYRINEDGGEDDNPAMEHYMGNFDVNLGYLGDDFFLNAMLRNNLNFSRNKGAVQVDIGYDIFDNGIYYYVQYFNGYGDSLIDYNKRLERISTGFLISY from the coding sequence ATGAAAAAATTTTTTCTTATTTTCAGTCTTTTTTCCTTATGCTTGGCAGATGATTTAAGTAAGGCTTTAGAGTATGAAAAAAAAGGCGATTACAAAAGAGCTATGCAAATTTATAAAAAACTAGCCCTGCAAAATCAAACGCCCATTTTAACCCAAACGCCAAATTCCACCGAAATTTTAGCAAAACAAAATGAGGCAAAAAGCACTCAAACTCCAAAAAATCAAAAACGCCAAAAGGATAATTTTTCTCAAATCGCTCTAGCAAATTATTTAGGAGATGAAAATTCCTTTAATCCACTTGGCATTAGCTCTTATAAGATGAATTATTTTTTACCCTTTTCACACACCAATCACGACTTAAGTGGCTCTAAAAATGAAGTCAAATTTCAAATCAGTCTCAAAAAACGCCTTTTTGAAAATTTATTAGGACTTGATGAAAAATACTACTTAGGCTACACGCAAACTTCACTATGGCAGCTTTACAAGCACTCTTCTCCTTTTAGGGAAAATAGCTACCAGCCTGAATTTTTTGTCGATTTTCCTATCCATTTTGACGGCTATGATCATTTTAATAATCTTAGATTAGGATTTTTACACGAAAGCAATGGCAAGGACGATGACCACGAGCAATCACGCTCTTGGAACAGACTTTACGCCTCCACGACTTTTTTATATAAAAGATTTTTAATTGTTCCTAGAATTTGGTATAGAATTAACGAGGACGGCGGAGAGGATGATAATCCTGCTATGGAGCATTATATGGGAAATTTTGATGTGAATTTGGGCTATTTGGGGGACGATTTTTTTCTTAATGCAATGCTAAGAAATAATCTTAATTTCTCTCGCAACAAAGGTGCAGTGCAAGTGGATATAGGTTATGACATTTTTGACAATGGCATTTATTATTATGTGCAGTATTTTAACGGCTATGGCGATAGTCTCATTGACTATAACAAACGCTTAGAGCGTATTTCTACGGGCTTTTTAATCTCTTACTAA